The following are encoded in a window of Spea bombifrons isolate aSpeBom1 chromosome 2, aSpeBom1.2.pri, whole genome shotgun sequence genomic DNA:
- the LOC128473588 gene encoding cystinosin-like, producing the protein MYDRTMGRSLTIHGLVFIFCCLLKIPKLCDADSSSAVPWDDAATRISLPDVVTLEKGSSKNISINANVPVNETIVFALNITYSSMNVTIVHFPDQIVLSAKSDHSFFTVEAVEVGQVTSYLLSNNSHKTWQRVRFLVIHSFTVEVLEQIIGWIYFLAWSVSFYPQVFENWRRKRYQLVT; encoded by the exons ATGTACG ATAGAACCATGGGCCGCTCACTAACAATACATGGTCTGGTGTTTATTTTCTGCTGCCTGCTGAAGATACCAAAGCTCTGTG ATGCCGACTCTTCATCCGCCGTTCCATGGGATGATGCTGCTACTAGGATTTCTCTACCAGATGTAGTTACATTAGAAAAAGGAAGCTCCAAAAACATAagtataaatgcaaa tgttCCCGTGAATGAAACTATTGTGTTTGCTCTTAACATTACCTATTCCTCGATGAACGTCACCATTGTACATTTTCCGGACCAA atTGTTCTTTCAGCAAAATCAGACCATTCCTTCTTTACGGTGGAGGCTGTTGAAGTGGGACAAGTTACTTCTTACTTACTCAGCAATAATTCACATAAAACTTG GCAACGTGTCCGTTTCCTGGTGATTCACAGCTTCACTGTGGAGGTCTTGGAGCAGATCATAGGCTGGATCTATTTCTTAGCCTGGTCGGTGTCCTTTTATCCACAAGTGTTTGAGAACTGGCGAAGGAAAAGGTACCAACTAGTTACATAA